A portion of the Blautia hansenii DSM 20583 genome contains these proteins:
- the lepB gene encoding signal peptidase I, producing the protein MSKPDVKNSIWKELWEYIKMIIFVVVVVLIVNNFLLINARVPSESMEKTIMTGDRFFGNRLAYLFDDPERFDIVVFKYPDDESQLFVKRVIGLPGETVEIKDGKVYINGSETSLDDSFTPETPTGDYGPYVVPEGSYFMLGDNRNHSGDSRFWKQPYVEKEKIVGKAIFRYFPGVKILK; encoded by the coding sequence ATGAGTAAACCAGATGTAAAAAATTCAATATGGAAAGAGCTGTGGGAATATATCAAGATGATTATTTTTGTGGTAGTTGTGGTATTGATTGTGAATAATTTTTTGCTGATTAATGCCAGAGTGCCATCGGAGTCCATGGAAAAAACCATTATGACAGGCGACCGTTTCTTTGGAAATCGTCTGGCATATTTATTTGATGACCCGGAGCGCTTTGATATTGTGGTTTTTAAATATCCGGATGATGAGAGCCAGCTGTTTGTGAAAAGAGTAATCGGACTGCCGGGGGAAACAGTAGAGATTAAAGACGGAAAGGTCTATATCAACGGCTCCGAGACATCTTTGGACGACAGCTTTACACCGGAGACACCTACGGGAGATTATGGCCCTTATGTTGTGCCGGAGGGCAGCTATTTTATGTTGGGAGATAACCGTAATCATTCCGGAGACTCCCGTTTCTGGAAACAGCCTTATGTAGAAAAAGAGAAAATCGTAGGAAAAGCCATTTTTCGGTATTTTCCAGGTGTTAAGATACTGAAATAG
- a CDS encoding SDR family NAD(P)-dependent oxidoreductase has protein sequence MKIAVITGASSGMGKAFTKQIDEKYQELDEIWVIARKKEGLEGLKKEISKLRILPMDLTDRQALEEFSTLLKREKPCIQILVESAGMGIQKKIEDTAVDDLRRMTELNCTALTAFVAMCLPYCEKGSRILCLASGAAFVPQPSFAVYAASKSYVLSFARALGAEQKGRIVVTAVCPGPVDTPFLEKMGGKENMPFYKKPFIADAEAVVKKALKDSERGREISVYGFAMKALRAVCKIVPIRLLMRFM, from the coding sequence ATGAAAATCGCAGTGATTACAGGGGCTTCCTCCGGCATGGGAAAGGCTTTTACAAAGCAGATTGACGAAAAATATCAAGAGCTGGATGAAATCTGGGTAATTGCCAGAAAAAAAGAAGGCTTAGAAGGATTAAAAAAGGAAATTTCCAAATTGCGTATTTTGCCTATGGATTTAACAGACAGACAGGCTTTGGAGGAATTTTCCACACTTTTAAAAAGAGAAAAGCCGTGTATTCAAATTTTGGTGGAAAGTGCGGGAATGGGAATTCAGAAAAAAATAGAAGATACTGCTGTGGATGACCTGCGTAGGATGACAGAATTAAATTGTACGGCGCTGACAGCATTTGTGGCTATGTGTCTTCCTTATTGCGAAAAGGGCAGCCGTATTTTATGTCTTGCAAGTGGTGCTGCTTTTGTGCCACAGCCGAGTTTTGCGGTGTATGCTGCTTCAAAGTCTTATGTGCTTTCTTTTGCAAGGGCTCTGGGAGCAGAGCAAAAGGGCAGAATTGTGGTTACAGCCGTATGTCCGGGACCGGTAGATACCCCATTTTTAGAGAAAATGGGCGGAAAAGAAAATATGCCTTTTTATAAGAAGCCTTTTATAGCCGATGCAGAAGCAGTGGTGAAAAAGGCGTTAAAAGACAGCGAAAGAGGACGGGAGATTTCCGTGTATGGTTTTGCAATGAAAGCCTTGCGGGCAGTCTGTAAAATAGTACCCATAAGGCTTCTGATGCGTTTTATGTAA
- a CDS encoding YgiQ family radical SAM protein: protein MNTKFLPVTKEEMEARGIWQPDFVYICGDAYVDHPSFGAAIITRLLESRGYSVGMIAQPDWRKKESIAVFGEPRLGFLVSAGNMDSMVNHYTVAQKHRKQDAYSPGGKMGLRPDRAVTVYSNLIRQTYKHTPIILGGIEASLRRLAHYDYWSDGMKRSVLMDAGADLISYGMGEHSILEIAEALDKGFPVSSITFIPGTVYKTKEMPKGELLPSYEQLCENKKAYADSFRIQYENTDAFSGKVLIEDYGNRGYVVQNPPAKPLSQKEMDEVYALPYARTYHPMYEKQGKIPAIEEIKFSITSNRGCFGGCNFCALTFHQGRIVQTRSHASIIEEAKSYVTEKDFKGYIHDVGGPTADFRHPACKKQETKGVCTNRQCLFPKPCKNLNTDHKDYLELLRKLRNISGVKKVFIRSGIRFDYVNADTSSAFLDELAKYHVSGQLRVAPEHVSDEVLYYMGKPEHAVYQQFLKKFEKANARSGKKQYVVPYLMSSHPGCTITEAVKLAEYVRDMGFMPEQVQDFYPTPSTMSTCMYYTGIDPRTGKKVYVPKTFKEKAMQRALLQYKNPENYELVKEALLLAGRKDLIGFDKKCLIRPRGAGKKEQRRNKPVEKKKKSIRNVHKRKG, encoded by the coding sequence ATGAATACAAAATTTTTGCCTGTGACAAAAGAGGAGATGGAAGCAAGAGGCATTTGGCAGCCGGATTTCGTCTATATTTGCGGTGATGCTTATGTAGACCATCCCTCTTTTGGCGCAGCCATTATTACCAGACTTTTGGAAAGTCGTGGATATTCTGTGGGAATGATTGCACAGCCGGACTGGAGAAAAAAGGAAAGTATTGCTGTTTTCGGAGAGCCCAGACTGGGATTTCTGGTCTCGGCGGGAAATATGGACTCTATGGTTAATCATTACACCGTAGCCCAAAAGCATCGAAAACAGGATGCCTATTCTCCGGGAGGAAAAATGGGACTACGTCCGGACAGAGCCGTAACGGTATACAGCAATTTAATCCGTCAGACGTATAAGCATACGCCGATTATTTTGGGCGGTATTGAGGCTTCCCTTCGAAGGCTGGCACATTATGATTATTGGTCAGACGGAATGAAACGTTCTGTTTTAATGGATGCAGGTGCAGATTTGATTTCTTACGGAATGGGAGAACACAGTATTCTGGAAATTGCGGAAGCATTGGACAAGGGATTTCCTGTAAGTTCCATTACGTTTATTCCGGGAACGGTTTATAAGACAAAAGAAATGCCAAAAGGAGAACTGCTGCCCTCTTATGAACAGCTTTGTGAAAATAAAAAGGCCTATGCAGACAGTTTTCGTATACAGTATGAAAACACAGATGCGTTTTCCGGCAAGGTTCTGATAGAGGATTACGGAAACAGAGGCTATGTGGTACAAAATCCTCCTGCCAAGCCATTGAGTCAGAAGGAAATGGATGAGGTTTATGCTTTGCCTTATGCAAGAACCTACCATCCCATGTATGAAAAGCAGGGAAAAATTCCCGCAATCGAAGAAATCAAGTTCAGTATTACCAGTAACAGAGGCTGCTTTGGCGGATGTAATTTCTGTGCACTAACCTTTCATCAGGGCCGAATTGTACAGACCAGAAGCCATGCCTCTATTATAGAAGAGGCAAAATCTTATGTGACGGAAAAGGATTTTAAAGGATATATTCATGACGTGGGAGGACCTACGGCAGATTTTCGTCATCCTGCCTGCAAAAAGCAGGAGACAAAAGGGGTGTGTACCAATAGGCAGTGTCTGTTTCCAAAGCCCTGCAAAAATCTGAATACAGACCACAAGGATTATCTGGAGCTTCTTCGGAAGCTGCGAAATATATCCGGTGTAAAAAAGGTCTTTATACGCTCCGGTATTCGTTTTGACTATGTAAATGCAGATACTTCTTCTGCATTTTTGGATGAACTGGCAAAATATCATGTCAGCGGACAGCTTCGTGTAGCGCCGGAGCATGTATCTGACGAAGTGCTGTATTATATGGGAAAACCGGAGCATGCAGTTTATCAGCAGTTTTTAAAAAAATTTGAAAAGGCAAATGCAAGGTCAGGGAAAAAGCAGTATGTAGTTCCGTATCTTATGTCTTCCCATCCGGGGTGTACTATAACAGAAGCCGTGAAGCTGGCAGAGTATGTGCGGGATATGGGATTTATGCCGGAGCAGGTACAGGATTTTTATCCTACGCCGTCTACGATGTCTACCTGTATGTATTACACAGGGATAGACCCAAGAACAGGAAAGAAGGTTTATGTACCGAAAACCTTCAAAGAAAAAGCCATGCAGAGGGCTTTGCTTCAATATAAAAATCCGGAAAATTATGAGCTGGTAAAAGAAGCTCTGCTGCTGGCAGGAAGAAAAGATTTAATCGGTTTTGACAAGAAATGTCTGATACGTCCGAGAGGAGCAGGGAAGAAAGAGCAGCGCAGAAATAAGCCTGTGGAAAAGAAAAAGAAATCCATTCGAAACGTACATAAAAGAAAGGGTTAG
- a CDS encoding RluA family pseudouridine synthase, translating to MKQLVVKEIESGQRLDKFLGKYLKEAPKSFLYKMLRKKNITLNGKKATGNEKLQPNDEIKLFLSDDTLEKFCGEEKSSSRTELDIVYENNHVLFVNKPVGMLSQKAEKEDVSLVEYITGYLLEEKFLTKEDLRTFRPGVCNRLDRNTSGIVAAGKTVQGLQEMSQWFKERNLHKYYLTLVKGKVERPAHVKGYLWKDEKKNKVAVFQEKREGSLPIETKYEPLGISKNGDTLLKVELLTGRSHQIRSHLAGLGHPVIGDWKYGSKEKNENFRKKYGIEFQLLHAWKLSFPKTEGILKELSLKTITADVPEKFQKALKGEGLLEFTSEKNKGDVKKHE from the coding sequence ATGAAACAATTAGTAGTCAAAGAAATAGAAAGCGGTCAAAGACTTGACAAATTTCTGGGGAAATATTTAAAAGAAGCGCCGAAAAGCTTTCTTTACAAAATGCTTCGAAAGAAAAATATTACGTTAAATGGAAAAAAAGCCACAGGAAATGAAAAGTTGCAGCCCAATGATGAAATCAAGCTGTTTTTATCCGATGACACATTGGAAAAATTCTGCGGGGAAGAAAAGAGCAGCAGTCGGACAGAGTTGGACATTGTATACGAGAACAATCATGTGCTGTTTGTGAATAAGCCGGTAGGAATGTTGTCCCAGAAGGCGGAAAAAGAGGATGTATCTTTGGTGGAATACATCACAGGCTATTTATTAGAAGAAAAATTTTTGACAAAGGAAGATTTAAGAACCTTTCGACCGGGAGTATGCAACCGTTTAGACAGAAATACCAGCGGTATTGTGGCAGCAGGAAAAACGGTTCAGGGCTTGCAGGAGATGTCTCAGTGGTTTAAGGAAAGAAATCTCCATAAATATTACCTGACACTGGTAAAAGGAAAGGTAGAGCGACCTGCCCATGTAAAGGGATATCTCTGGAAAGACGAAAAGAAAAATAAGGTAGCTGTATTTCAGGAAAAGAGGGAGGGGAGCCTTCCCATCGAAACGAAATATGAGCCCTTGGGTATTTCCAAAAACGGAGATACACTTTTAAAAGTAGAGCTTTTAACAGGGCGTTCTCACCAGATAAGAAGCCATCTGGCAGGATTGGGACATCCGGTTATCGGAGATTGGAAATACGGAAGCAAGGAGAAGAATGAAAACTTTCGGAAAAAATACGGAATTGAATTTCAGTTGCTTCATGCGTGGAAATTGAGCTTTCCCAAAACAGAAGGGATTTTGAAAGAACTGTCATTAAAAACAATTACGGCTGATGTACCTGAAAAGTTTCAAAAAGCTTTAAAAGGGGAGGGGCTTTTGGAATTTACATCAGAGAAAAATAAGGGAGATGTTAAAAAACATGAGTAA
- a CDS encoding Holliday junction resolvase RecU, with protein MATWNSRGLRGSTLEEFINRTCEQYREKGLALIQKVPTPITPVRIDQQSRHITLAYFDQKSTVDYIGAVQGIPVCFDAKECSTDNFPLQNIHAHQVEFMRDFERQQGIAFLILYFSHRDEIYYMPFAQVLKFWERGRNGGLKHFKYTELEPQWFLRKTGNILVPFLEGVQRDLEQR; from the coding sequence ATGGCAACTTGGAATTCCAGAGGGCTTCGAGGCTCTACCTTAGAGGAATTTATTAACAGAACCTGCGAGCAATATCGGGAAAAGGGACTGGCGCTTATTCAGAAAGTGCCCACTCCCATTACGCCGGTGCGTATTGACCAGCAAAGCCGGCATATTACTCTGGCATATTTCGACCAGAAAAGTACCGTGGACTATATTGGTGCTGTGCAGGGAATACCGGTATGCTTTGATGCAAAAGAGTGCAGCACCGATAATTTTCCTCTGCAAAATATCCACGCACATCAGGTGGAATTTATGAGGGATTTTGAAAGACAGCAGGGAATTGCATTTTTGATTTTATATTTTTCCCACAGGGATGAAATTTACTATATGCCTTTTGCACAGGTGTTAAAATTCTGGGAACGAGGCAGAAACGGCGGCTTAAAGCATTTTAAATACACAGAGCTGGAGCCACAGTGGTTTTTAAGAAAAACGGGAAATATTCTGGTGCCTTTTTTAGAAGGAGTGCAAAGAGATTTGGAACAAAGATAG